The following proteins are encoded in a genomic region of Romeriopsis navalis LEGE 11480:
- a CDS encoding pirin family protein yields the protein MLNIRRSADRGQAHHGWLDSYHSFSFANYYDPQHMQFRSLRVINEDIIAAGQGFGTHPHNDMEIITYVLDGAIKHQDSMGNGSIIQPGDVQRMSAGTGITHSEFNPLPDTATHLLQIWIVPEQTGIAPSYEQKQFPRETKQGQLRLLASRNGRAGSVTVHQDLNLYATVLDAGESVTMSTALDRHYWIQVARGTVIVNGEALNQGDAIGLTAETEMAIAATDTAEVLVFDLA from the coding sequence ATGCTCAACATTCGCCGTTCCGCCGATCGTGGCCAGGCTCATCATGGATGGCTCGACTCGTACCACAGCTTTTCTTTTGCCAATTACTATGACCCACAGCATATGCAGTTCCGCAGCTTAAGGGTGATTAATGAAGATATCATCGCCGCGGGTCAGGGCTTTGGCACACATCCGCACAACGATATGGAAATCATTACCTATGTCTTAGATGGGGCGATCAAGCATCAAGACAGCATGGGCAATGGTTCAATTATTCAACCGGGTGATGTGCAGCGCATGAGCGCTGGTACCGGCATCACCCATAGTGAATTTAATCCGCTACCCGATACGGCAACACACCTGCTGCAAATCTGGATTGTGCCCGAGCAAACCGGAATTGCGCCCAGCTATGAGCAAAAGCAATTTCCACGCGAGACGAAGCAAGGGCAATTGCGCTTATTAGCGTCCCGGAATGGACGTGCAGGTTCAGTCACCGTCCATCAGGATTTAAACCTTTATGCCACGGTTTTGGATGCTGGCGAATCGGTCACGATGTCAACAGCTCTCGATCGGCATTACTGGATTCAAGTCGCCCGAGGCACGGTCATCGTTAATGGTGAAGCACTCAATCAAGGCGACGCGATCGGCCTCACAGCGGAAACTGAAATGGCGATCGCGGCAACTGATACCGCCGAAGTTCTAGTGTTTGATTTAGCTTAG